In a genomic window of Bradyrhizobium sp. LLZ17:
- a CDS encoding 2-isopropylmalate synthase has product MASVNKSDKDRVIIFDTTLRDGEQCPGATMTFEEKLEVAEMLDDMGVDVIEAGFPITSEGDFQAVSEIARRSKNAVIAGLSRAHPADIDRCAEAVKFAKRGRVHTVIATSPLHMRVKLNKTPEQVLETSVAMVARARNQIDDVEWSAEDGTRSEMDYLCRIVEAVIKAGATTVNIPDTVGYTTPDEYTHFMKTLIERVPNSDKAVFSVHCHNDLGMAVANSLAGVIGGARQVECTINGIGERAGNAALEEIVMAINVRNDKFPFWNKIDTTQLTRASKVVSAATSFPVQYNKAIVGRNAFAHESGIHQDGVLKDASTYEIMRPEMVGLKQSSLVLGKHSGRHAFVHKLEEMGYKLGPNQLEDAFTRMKALADRKKDIYDEDIEALVDEEMAASHDRIKLTSLTVIAGTHGPQRATMKLDVDGQIKIEEAEGNGPVDAVFNCIKALVPHEAKLDLYQVHAVTQGTDAQAEVSVRLSHEGRAMTARAADPDTLVASAKAYLGALNKIVMKRQRDAVTTAAAS; this is encoded by the coding sequence ATGGCCTCCGTGAACAAGTCCGACAAGGACCGCGTCATCATTTTCGACACCACGCTGCGCGACGGCGAGCAATGTCCCGGCGCTACCATGACCTTCGAGGAGAAGCTCGAGGTCGCCGAGATGCTGGACGATATGGGCGTCGATGTCATCGAAGCCGGCTTTCCGATCACCTCCGAAGGCGACTTCCAGGCGGTGAGCGAAATCGCCCGCCGCTCCAAGAATGCGGTGATCGCCGGCCTGTCCCGCGCGCACCCGGCAGATATCGACCGTTGCGCCGAGGCGGTGAAATTCGCCAAGCGCGGCCGCGTCCATACCGTGATAGCGACCTCGCCGCTGCATATGCGCGTGAAGTTGAACAAGACCCCGGAGCAGGTGCTCGAGACCTCGGTCGCGATGGTCGCGCGCGCGCGCAACCAGATCGACGACGTCGAATGGTCGGCCGAGGACGGCACCCGCAGCGAGATGGATTATCTGTGCCGCATCGTCGAAGCGGTCATCAAGGCCGGCGCCACCACGGTCAACATTCCGGACACGGTCGGCTACACCACGCCGGACGAATACACGCACTTCATGAAGACGCTGATCGAGCGCGTGCCGAACTCCGACAAGGCGGTGTTCTCCGTGCACTGCCACAACGACCTCGGCATGGCGGTGGCGAACTCGCTGGCCGGCGTCATCGGCGGCGCGCGCCAGGTCGAATGCACCATCAACGGCATCGGCGAGCGCGCCGGCAACGCCGCGCTGGAAGAGATCGTGATGGCGATCAACGTGCGCAACGACAAATTCCCCTTCTGGAACAAGATCGACACGACGCAGCTCACCCGCGCCTCGAAAGTGGTATCGGCGGCGACCTCGTTCCCGGTGCAGTACAACAAGGCGATCGTCGGCCGGAACGCGTTCGCGCATGAGAGCGGCATCCATCAGGACGGCGTGCTGAAGGACGCGTCCACCTACGAGATCATGCGGCCCGAAATGGTCGGCCTGAAGCAGTCCTCGCTGGTGCTCGGCAAGCATTCCGGCCGCCATGCCTTCGTGCACAAGCTGGAGGAGATGGGCTACAAGCTCGGTCCGAACCAGCTGGAAGATGCGTTCACGCGGATGAAGGCCTTGGCCGACCGCAAGAAGGACATCTACGACGAGGACATCGAGGCGCTGGTCGACGAGGAGATGGCGGCGTCGCACGACCGCATCAAGCTGACTTCGCTCACGGTGATCGCCGGCACGCACGGTCCGCAGCGCGCGACCATGAAGCTCGACGTCGACGGCCAGATCAAGATCGAGGAGGCCGAGGGCAACGGTCCGGTGGATGCGGTGTTCAACTGCATCAAGGCGCTGGTGCCGCATGAGGCCAAGCTCGACCTGTATCAGGTCCACGCCGTGACCCAGGGGACCGACGCGCAGGCCGAGGTCTCGGTACGGCTGTCGCATGAGGGACGTGCGATGACCGCGCGCGCGGCGGATCCGGATACGTTGGTGGCGTCGGCGAAGGCCTATCTCGGCGCGCTCAACAAGATCGTCATGAAGCGCCAGCGCGACGCCGTGACCACGGCAGCGGCGAGCTGA
- a CDS encoding TRAP transporter substrate-binding protein has product MRTFAIAASIAVLALGLAGPASAESPIIIKFSHVVATDTPKGKASEKFKELAEKYTGGKVKIEIYPNSSLYKDKEELEALQLGSVQMLAPSNSKFGPLGIREFEVFDLPYILPDLKTLRKVTEGPLGARLLKLLEPKGITGLAYWDNGFKQMSANKKLITPADYQGVKFRIQSSRVLQAQFKALGSLPQVMAFSEVYQALQTGVVDGQENTWSNIYTQKMHEVQKYITETNHGYIGYVVIVNKKFWDDLPADIRDQLAKAMKEATDFNNAQSQKENDDALAEIRKSGKSEIIKLAPEQDEAMRKAMEPVYKDAASRVGQPLIDEFQKEAKSTTN; this is encoded by the coding sequence ATGCGCACCTTCGCGATCGCGGCGTCCATCGCGGTCCTGGCACTTGGCTTGGCCGGCCCGGCATCGGCCGAGTCGCCGATCATCATCAAGTTCAGCCACGTGGTCGCCACCGACACGCCGAAGGGCAAGGCGTCGGAGAAGTTCAAGGAGCTCGCCGAGAAATACACCGGCGGCAAGGTCAAGATCGAGATCTATCCGAACTCGTCGCTCTACAAGGACAAGGAAGAGCTAGAGGCGCTCCAGCTCGGCAGCGTGCAGATGCTGGCGCCGTCCAACTCGAAATTCGGCCCGCTCGGCATCCGCGAATTCGAGGTGTTCGATCTGCCCTACATCCTTCCCGACCTGAAGACGCTGCGGAAGGTGACGGAAGGCCCGCTCGGCGCGCGGCTGCTCAAGCTGCTCGAGCCCAAGGGCATCACCGGGCTTGCTTATTGGGACAACGGCTTCAAGCAGATGAGCGCCAACAAGAAGCTCATCACGCCGGCGGACTATCAAGGCGTCAAGTTCCGCATCCAGTCCTCGCGCGTGCTCCAGGCGCAGTTCAAGGCGCTCGGCTCGCTGCCGCAGGTGATGGCGTTCTCGGAAGTCTATCAGGCGCTCCAGACCGGCGTGGTCGACGGGCAGGAGAACACCTGGTCGAACATCTATACCCAGAAGATGCACGAGGTGCAGAAGTACATCACCGAGACCAACCACGGTTATATCGGCTATGTCGTGATCGTGAACAAGAAGTTCTGGGACGATCTGCCGGCCGACATCCGCGACCAGCTTGCGAAGGCGATGAAGGAGGCGACCGACTTCAATAACGCGCAGTCGCAGAAGGAGAACGACGACGCGCTCGCCGAGATCAGGAAGAGCGGCAAGAGCGAGATCATCAAGCTCGCCCCGGAGCAGGACGAGGCGATGCGCAAGGCGATGGAGCCGGTCTACAAGGACGCGGCGAGCCGCGTCGGCCAGCCGCTGATCGACGAATTCCAGAAGGAAGCCAAGAGCACGACAAACTAA
- a CDS encoding Spy/CpxP family protein refolding chaperone: MRKFTIAAIAALSIAGSGAVYAQFHRPWMEHFHHMRMNPEDRAAMVDARIAAVHAGLKLNVDQEKLWPPVETAVRDFAKLRIDRANARMNAGPGDANKDADKPEDPVARLRQRAEDMGATSAALKNIADAADPLYKTLDEGQKRRLAVLTRHRGPFGGGEDGLRHRFMDRFHGGDRFNRDGGGDREGRL, encoded by the coding sequence ATGAGAAAGTTCACCATCGCCGCCATCGCCGCGCTCAGCATCGCCGGCTCGGGCGCGGTCTACGCTCAATTTCACCGCCCGTGGATGGAGCACTTCCACCACATGCGCATGAACCCAGAAGACCGCGCCGCCATGGTCGACGCACGGATCGCTGCCGTCCATGCCGGGCTGAAGCTCAATGTCGACCAGGAGAAGTTGTGGCCGCCGGTCGAGACCGCCGTGCGCGACTTCGCCAAGCTGCGGATCGACCGCGCCAATGCGCGGATGAATGCCGGTCCAGGCGATGCCAACAAGGATGCCGACAAACCCGAAGATCCGGTTGCCCGTCTGCGCCAGCGTGCCGAGGACATGGGTGCGACTTCCGCGGCGCTTAAGAACATCGCCGACGCCGCCGATCCTCTGTACAAAACGCTCGATGAGGGCCAAAAGCGGCGCCTCGCCGTCCTGACCCGCCACCGTGGCCCGTTCGGCGGCGGCGAGGACGGTCTGCGGCATCGGTTTATGGACCGCTTCCACGGCGGGGATCGCTTTAACCGGGACGGTGGCGGGGACCGGGAAGGCCGATTGTGA
- a CDS encoding sulfite exporter TauE/SafE family protein — MELTLTTIMVAFAGVFLICFMKGAFGGGFSIVGIPLLSCVMDPVTAGGLLAPLFIAMDLFALLYWKPSTWSKPDLALLLPGLVIGIGFGYLVFRLLDHRAIAILMAVLTLIFVGLWLVAGAEIATRPRSRPKAITAGLASGITTMVAHSGGPPLAMYLLPLGLSKEIYAGTTSLFFTVGNATKAVPWLLLVKPTASVWTLMAICLFAIPGGVWLGWRLHGSLDQRQIYRACYGLLVVTALKLLWDGASGYLA; from the coding sequence ATGGAGTTGACGCTCACCACGATCATGGTCGCCTTTGCCGGCGTCTTCCTGATCTGTTTCATGAAGGGAGCGTTCGGTGGCGGATTCTCCATCGTCGGCATTCCACTACTGTCGTGCGTGATGGACCCGGTCACCGCCGGTGGTCTGCTCGCGCCCTTGTTCATCGCGATGGATCTGTTCGCGCTGCTGTACTGGAAGCCTTCGACCTGGTCGAAGCCTGACCTTGCGCTGCTGTTGCCGGGACTCGTAATTGGCATCGGGTTTGGCTACCTGGTGTTCCGCTTACTCGACCATCGCGCGATCGCAATTTTGATGGCGGTGCTCACTCTGATCTTTGTTGGCCTATGGCTGGTTGCAGGCGCGGAAATTGCTACACGTCCGCGGTCCAGGCCGAAGGCAATCACCGCCGGTCTTGCCTCGGGAATAACCACGATGGTGGCGCATTCAGGCGGGCCGCCGCTTGCGATGTATCTACTGCCCCTCGGCCTCAGCAAGGAAATCTACGCCGGAACGACAAGCCTGTTCTTCACCGTCGGCAACGCGACCAAGGCGGTGCCGTGGCTGCTGCTGGTCAAACCGACCGCCAGCGTCTGGACCTTGATGGCGATTTGTCTGTTCGCCATTCCCGGCGGCGTATGGCTGGGTTGGCGACTTCACGGCTCGCTGGACCAGCGTCAGATCTATCGTGCTTGCTACGGACTGCTGGTCGTGACGGCATTGAAGTTACTGTGGGACGGCGCTTCCGGCTATCTCGCTTGA
- a CDS encoding PLP-dependent aminotransferase family protein, protein MSKPEYLKLADAIASEIAAGAFKPGDRLPPQRNFACERKIAVSTAGRVYAELLRRGLVVGEIGRGTFISGNARRGAAAPSEPRGVRIDLEFNYPMLPDQTALIAKSLNGLDKVAALDAALRQGTSIGTTAVRSVAAEYLSQGAWSPTAEQLVFTGNGRQSIAAALAAIVPTGGRCGVEALTYPFIKGIAARLGVLLVPLAMDEGGVRPDSVQKAHREAHLSAIYIQPAIHNPLGMTMTSARRADLLRVVEKLNLPIIEDNVYGFLDNEPPLAALAPEACIVIDSLSKRVAPGLTLGFIVPPPRLRETMAVSVRSGGWTASGFAFAAAQRMMGDGTIAELTRLKRLDARARQKLAVDCLSGFEIQTNGKCYHLWLTLPAHWRSQTLVAAAARRDIALTPSTTFAATPGHAPNAVRLALAAPTMDQLDTGLRTLAAMLNAKEEDFDATE, encoded by the coding sequence ATGTCGAAGCCCGAATATCTGAAGCTCGCTGATGCAATTGCCTCGGAAATAGCTGCAGGCGCCTTCAAGCCGGGCGACCGCCTGCCGCCTCAGCGCAATTTTGCTTGCGAGCGTAAGATCGCCGTCTCGACGGCGGGCCGCGTCTACGCCGAGCTACTGCGCCGCGGGCTCGTCGTCGGCGAGATAGGTAGGGGCACCTTCATCTCGGGCAATGCCAGGCGCGGAGCGGCAGCGCCAAGCGAGCCGCGGGGCGTCCGGATCGACCTCGAGTTCAATTATCCGATGCTTCCCGATCAGACCGCGCTGATCGCAAAAAGCCTGAATGGCCTGGACAAAGTTGCGGCGCTCGATGCCGCATTGAGGCAGGGGACCAGCATCGGAACAACGGCGGTCCGAAGCGTCGCGGCTGAATATCTGTCGCAGGGTGCCTGGTCGCCCACCGCTGAACAACTCGTGTTCACCGGGAACGGGCGGCAGAGCATTGCCGCCGCACTTGCCGCAATCGTGCCTACCGGCGGCCGCTGCGGCGTGGAGGCCCTGACCTATCCCTTCATCAAGGGCATCGCGGCCCGGCTGGGTGTTTTGCTGGTGCCTCTAGCGATGGACGAAGGCGGCGTACGGCCTGACTCGGTGCAAAAGGCGCACCGTGAGGCCCATCTCTCGGCCATCTACATTCAGCCGGCGATCCACAATCCGTTGGGTATGACAATGACCTCGGCACGCCGGGCCGATCTCCTGCGCGTCGTCGAGAAGCTCAACCTTCCGATCATTGAGGACAACGTCTACGGCTTCCTGGACAATGAGCCGCCACTTGCCGCGCTGGCGCCGGAGGCCTGCATTGTCATCGACAGTCTCTCGAAGAGGGTCGCGCCGGGCCTGACCCTGGGCTTCATCGTGCCGCCGCCGCGGCTACGTGAAACCATGGCGGTCTCGGTGCGTTCGGGCGGGTGGACCGCATCGGGATTTGCGTTTGCGGCTGCGCAGCGAATGATGGGTGATGGCACCATTGCCGAGCTTACGAGATTGAAGCGCCTCGATGCGCGCGCGCGTCAGAAGCTTGCGGTTGATTGCCTTTCGGGCTTCGAAATCCAGACCAACGGAAAATGCTATCATCTGTGGTTGACTCTGCCGGCACACTGGCGCTCGCAGACCTTAGTCGCTGCCGCAGCCAGGCGCGACATTGCACTGACTCCGTCGACGACCTTTGCCGCCACGCCTGGCCATGCACCCAACGCCGTGAGGCTGGCTTTGGCGGCTCCGACCATGGACCAACTCGATACTGGCCTGCGTACATTGGCAGCGATGCTGAACGCGAAGGAGGAGGATTTCGATGCGACCGAATGA
- a CDS encoding LysR family transcriptional regulator gives MDRLEAMSTFLAVVEAGSLSAAARRLKTPLATVSRKVSELESHLRTKLFSRSSRQLVLTDAGSSYLAACKRILADVIEAERSASGEYIAPTGELSVTTPLGLGRTILIPIMADFLKAYPDIKVRMIPTDRVLSLVQEQIDVGVRIGALPDSGLMAIRVGEVRRLACASPAYLSVRGTPRTPEELAGHDCITYAGFASGDVWTFVKDKATTAVPVQTRLVVGNAEAAFAAARARIGIAAALSYQLQEPLNEGGPLTTVLDDFQPVPLPVSLVYAANRFLPIKIRAFLDFAAPRLKRVLAS, from the coding sequence ATGGATCGGTTGGAAGCGATGTCGACCTTCCTCGCCGTGGTCGAGGCCGGCAGCCTGTCGGCTGCGGCGCGTCGATTGAAGACGCCGCTCGCAACGGTCAGCCGTAAGGTCTCCGAGCTTGAGTCACATTTGCGGACCAAGCTGTTCAGTCGGTCGAGCCGCCAACTGGTGCTCACCGATGCGGGCAGCTCCTACCTGGCCGCATGCAAGCGCATTCTTGCGGACGTGATCGAAGCGGAGCGTTCGGCGTCGGGTGAATATATCGCGCCGACAGGCGAGCTATCTGTGACAACGCCGCTCGGTCTTGGGCGAACCATCCTCATTCCGATCATGGCCGATTTCCTCAAGGCGTATCCGGATATCAAGGTCAGAATGATCCCCACAGATCGCGTGCTGAGTCTGGTTCAGGAGCAAATCGATGTTGGGGTGCGCATTGGCGCGCTGCCGGATAGCGGCCTGATGGCGATACGGGTCGGCGAAGTGCGTCGCCTGGCCTGCGCCAGTCCCGCCTATCTTTCGGTTCGCGGAACGCCGCGTACGCCGGAAGAATTGGCAGGGCATGATTGCATAACCTATGCCGGCTTTGCGTCAGGCGATGTCTGGACCTTCGTCAAAGACAAGGCGACGACTGCAGTCCCGGTACAGACGCGGCTCGTCGTCGGAAATGCTGAGGCCGCCTTCGCCGCAGCTCGTGCCCGGATCGGAATTGCGGCCGCTCTTTCCTACCAGCTTCAGGAACCCCTAAACGAGGGTGGACCTTTGACGACCGTGCTCGATGATTTCCAGCCGGTACCGCTGCCGGTGTCTCTTGTATACGCCGCCAACCGATTCCTGCCGATCAAAATACGCGCTTTCCTGGATTTCGCGGCGCCGCGGTTGAAACGAGTGCTCGCCAGTTAA
- a CDS encoding SDR family NAD(P)-dependent oxidoreductase gives MNTTETKGIALITGASSGIGAVYADRLAKRGHDLILVARNVDRLASLARRLTSDTGRNVETVQADLTSPADLRRVEDILRTNTGISLLVNNAGFGATKPLLASDVDQMEEMIRLNVNAPTRLTYAVVPGFVSRGRGTIINISSIVAIAPERLNGVYGGTKAFVLALNHSLVHELADKGIRAQAVLPGATATEFWDIAGKPVHQLPAEIVMSADDMVDAALAGLDLGETVTIPSLPDQAEWDRYEMARRTMNGKLSSAIPAPRYDVRQHSGLSM, from the coding sequence ATGAACACGACTGAAACAAAGGGCATTGCGCTCATTACCGGCGCATCGAGCGGTATCGGAGCGGTCTACGCTGACCGGCTGGCAAAGCGCGGCCACGATCTCATTCTGGTTGCTCGCAACGTGGATCGGCTTGCATCGTTGGCGCGTCGTCTCACGAGCGACACCGGCCGGAACGTGGAGACGGTCCAAGCCGATCTCACCTCTCCGGCAGACCTGCGACGCGTCGAGGACATCTTGCGGACCAACACCGGAATTTCCCTGCTGGTCAATAACGCCGGCTTTGGCGCCACCAAGCCGCTTCTTGCCTCCGATGTCGACCAAATGGAGGAGATGATCCGACTTAATGTTAACGCACCGACCCGCCTGACCTATGCCGTGGTCCCTGGATTCGTCAGCCGCGGCCGCGGCACGATCATCAACATTTCGTCGATCGTTGCGATCGCGCCGGAGCGATTGAACGGCGTCTACGGCGGCACCAAGGCATTCGTGTTGGCGCTCAATCATTCTCTCGTCCACGAACTCGCTGACAAGGGCATCCGCGCTCAAGCGGTCCTTCCCGGCGCCACAGCGACCGAATTTTGGGACATTGCCGGCAAGCCGGTTCACCAACTGCCCGCGGAGATCGTGATGTCGGCTGACGACATGGTCGACGCCGCATTGGCAGGCCTCGATCTCGGCGAGACCGTGACAATTCCTTCGCTGCCCGACCAGGCGGAATGGGATCGCTATGAGATGGCTCGCCGCACCATGAACGGCAAGCTTTCGAGTGCAATCCCGGCGCCTCGGTACGACGTGCGCCAACACAGCGGCCTGAGCATGTAA
- a CDS encoding epoxide hydrolase family protein: MKTNIITEVIDQDRRKFLGAAAMGIAVAGAASLLPSPLAAAPANAIRPFHVNVPEEQLSDLRRRVLATRWPDRETVGDASQGVQLVTTEKLARYWSTEYDWRKVEARLNALPQFITEIDGLDIHFIHVRSKHEDALPLIVTHGWPGSMIEQLKIIEPLINPTAHGGSAADAFHVVIPSLPGHGFSGKPKAPGWTPVTIARAWATLMQRLGYAKYVAQGGDWGNAVSEVMALQRPAGLLGIHTNMAATVPPNISKALAFHETPPADLTTEERKAWDQLADFYGKGLAYALEMSNRPQTLYGIADSPVGLAAWMIDHDIRSYKLIARVFDGATEGLTRDDILDNVTLYWLTNTAVSSARLYWDTTQISTGGGFFDVRGVRIPVAVSAFPDEIYQAPRSWAERAYPNLIHYNKLEKGGHFAAWEQPQIFSAELRTAFRSLRETQ, encoded by the coding sequence ATGAAGACCAACATCATTACCGAGGTTATCGATCAAGATCGACGCAAATTTCTGGGTGCGGCTGCCATGGGTATCGCGGTAGCCGGTGCCGCAAGCCTGCTTCCGTCGCCTTTGGCGGCTGCGCCCGCCAACGCTATCCGTCCCTTCCACGTCAATGTGCCGGAAGAGCAACTCTCCGATCTCCGCCGACGCGTCCTGGCGACGCGATGGCCGGATCGGGAGACGGTTGGTGATGCATCGCAAGGCGTTCAGCTTGTAACGACAGAAAAGCTCGCGCGCTATTGGTCCACGGAATACGACTGGCGCAAGGTGGAGGCGCGGCTCAACGCCCTGCCGCAATTCATCACCGAGATCGACGGCCTTGATATCCATTTCATACATGTTCGATCCAAGCATGAAGACGCGCTGCCGCTCATCGTCACGCATGGTTGGCCCGGCTCGATGATCGAGCAGTTGAAGATCATCGAACCACTGATCAATCCCACCGCTCACGGCGGTAGCGCCGCCGACGCCTTCCACGTCGTGATTCCGTCCTTGCCCGGCCATGGCTTCTCGGGCAAGCCGAAGGCGCCCGGCTGGACTCCCGTCACCATTGCCCGCGCTTGGGCGACGCTGATGCAGCGCCTCGGTTACGCGAAGTATGTCGCACAGGGCGGCGACTGGGGGAACGCTGTTTCGGAGGTGATGGCCCTGCAGCGGCCAGCAGGACTGCTTGGCATCCACACCAACATGGCAGCGACGGTTCCGCCTAACATCTCAAAGGCGCTTGCGTTCCACGAGACGCCGCCCGCCGATCTCACCACGGAGGAACGCAAGGCGTGGGACCAACTGGCCGATTTCTACGGAAAGGGGCTTGCATACGCCCTGGAGATGTCAAACCGCCCGCAAACCCTGTACGGCATCGCGGATTCGCCGGTTGGGCTCGCCGCGTGGATGATCGATCACGACATCCGCAGCTACAAGCTTATCGCGCGGGTTTTCGACGGAGCAACTGAGGGCCTGACGCGTGATGACATCCTCGACAACGTCACGCTTTACTGGCTGACGAACACTGCGGTCTCTTCTGCACGCCTCTATTGGGACACCACGCAGATCTCGACCGGGGGAGGCTTCTTTGATGTTCGGGGCGTCAGGATTCCGGTTGCGGTAAGCGCTTTTCCCGATGAGATTTACCAAGCTCCGCGGAGCTGGGCAGAGCGGGCTTACCCTAACCTGATCCACTACAACAAGCTTGAAAAGGGTGGCCACTTTGCGGCTTGGGAGCAACCGCAAATCTTCTCGGCTGAGCTGCGGACTGCATTCAGGTCCCTGCGGGAAACCCAATAA
- a CDS encoding VOC family protein, with product MSVSQEQSGSAIKPPRAAKIHLKLEAVVLPVSDVDRAKSFYGKLGWRLDADFVAGESFRVVQFTPPGSPASIHFGKGLTSAAPGAAQNLYLVVSDIEAARAELVERGAKVGDVFHRAGPGQPPINGRDPAGRSYVSFASFSDPDGNTWLLQEITTRLAGRVDAEETVFSSPAELAGALRRAAAAHGEHEKRIGAPDANWPDWYADYMAAELSGRELPT from the coding sequence ATGAGCGTGAGTCAGGAGCAGAGCGGATCTGCGATCAAGCCTCCCCGAGCAGCTAAAATCCATTTGAAGCTCGAGGCTGTCGTTCTCCCGGTCTCGGACGTCGATCGCGCAAAATCCTTCTATGGCAAGCTGGGCTGGCGGCTGGACGCAGACTTTGTCGCTGGCGAGTCGTTCCGCGTGGTACAGTTCACGCCTCCAGGCTCACCGGCCTCAATCCATTTCGGCAAGGGATTGACGTCGGCCGCTCCCGGAGCAGCCCAGAACCTTTATCTGGTCGTCTCGGACATCGAGGCTGCACGCGCCGAACTGGTCGAACGCGGTGCCAAGGTAGGCGACGTGTTCCACCGCGCCGGTCCAGGACAGCCACCCATCAATGGACGAGATCCCGCGGGGCGCAGTTACGTCTCGTTCGCCTCATTCAGTGATCCAGACGGAAACACCTGGCTGCTCCAGGAGATCACCACGCGATTGGCTGGACGCGTTGACGCGGAAGAAACAGTGTTCTCCTCGCCGGCCGAACTTGCGGGTGCGCTTCGTCGCGCTGCGGCCGCGCACGGTGAGCACGAGAAAAGGATCGGTGCTCCGGATGCAAACTGGCCGGACTGGTACGCCGACTACATGGCGGCCGAATTGTCTGGCCGTGAGCTGCCGACATAG
- a CDS encoding OprO/OprP family phosphate-selective porin, whose translation MLRKTFATAALGLAGALAASQAHAQSASSDQEIALLKQQLRLLEQKLDKLQKQTAANTVAAASAKAEAKLEARSEAKAAVANASAAIPVKGPAAAAAVVVTMPNNRPTICTADEANCVAITGRVHWDVGGYDYRPNTAATLPQRLDSGENLRRARIGLAGKFFNDWNFALVYDFGGTSDGFGGAAPGSLPGGGVSGVENAFLSYTGLKPFGGRMAIEAGIMDLPYTLDEATSSNDILFMERASSGVIATNIAAGDFRSAVGTRWYNDQLWVGGYVTGPATGAIHSASSVAPAGTTEQYGAVARIAGNPINGKDYSVHLGADAQWLIQPPRNLIANTQTVTLSDRPELRLDPTTLVSTGAIANVSGAQVYSIEAAATYGPLILQGEYFWYNVDRTANTGLPPFGAPSLKFQGGYAQAGYVLTGESHAYNPASASYGGVKPAHPFSLEGGGLGAWEVAGRFSTIDLNDQLASANGIAGGRQTVYTLALNWYVNGNVRFMLDYLHGNVSKQASPVSTADVGSKFNAVAMRTQFAF comes from the coding sequence GTGCTCAGGAAAACATTCGCAACCGCAGCGCTGGGCCTCGCCGGTGCGCTCGCGGCATCGCAAGCTCATGCACAGTCGGCAAGCAGTGATCAGGAAATTGCGCTGTTAAAGCAGCAATTGAGGCTCCTGGAGCAGAAGCTCGACAAGCTCCAGAAGCAGACCGCGGCAAACACAGTGGCTGCGGCAAGCGCGAAGGCGGAGGCGAAGCTCGAGGCACGGTCCGAGGCAAAGGCCGCGGTCGCAAACGCCAGTGCCGCCATCCCGGTCAAAGGTCCGGCGGCGGCAGCGGCGGTCGTGGTGACGATGCCGAACAACCGGCCGACGATCTGCACCGCCGACGAGGCGAACTGCGTCGCCATCACCGGGCGCGTGCATTGGGATGTCGGCGGCTACGACTATAGGCCCAACACGGCGGCGACCTTGCCGCAGAGACTCGATAGCGGCGAAAATCTCCGGCGCGCACGCATTGGCCTTGCCGGCAAGTTCTTCAACGACTGGAATTTCGCCCTGGTCTACGACTTCGGCGGCACCTCCGACGGATTCGGCGGCGCCGCGCCAGGATCCCTGCCAGGCGGCGGCGTATCCGGCGTGGAAAACGCGTTCCTCAGCTACACCGGGCTGAAGCCGTTCGGCGGTCGGATGGCGATCGAGGCCGGCATCATGGACCTGCCCTACACCTTGGACGAGGCCACCAGCTCGAACGATATCCTGTTCATGGAGCGCGCCTCGTCCGGCGTCATCGCCACCAACATTGCCGCCGGCGACTTCCGCTCCGCGGTCGGAACACGCTGGTACAATGACCAGCTCTGGGTTGGCGGCTACGTCACAGGACCGGCGACCGGCGCGATCCATTCCGCCTCGAGCGTTGCACCGGCGGGCACGACCGAGCAATACGGCGCCGTGGCGCGCATTGCGGGCAATCCCATTAACGGCAAGGACTATTCGGTCCATCTCGGTGCCGATGCGCAATGGCTGATTCAACCCCCGCGCAATCTCATTGCCAACACGCAGACCGTTACGCTCAGCGATCGACCGGAGTTGCGTCTCGACCCGACGACGCTGGTTTCGACAGGCGCGATTGCCAACGTTTCGGGCGCACAGGTCTACAGCATTGAAGCCGCCGCGACGTATGGACCGCTGATCCTTCAGGGCGAGTATTTCTGGTACAACGTCGATCGCACCGCTAACACAGGTTTGCCGCCCTTCGGTGCGCCGAGCTTGAAGTTCCAGGGCGGGTATGCGCAAGCGGGTTACGTTCTGACCGGCGAGAGCCATGCCTACAATCCGGCGTCGGCCTCCTATGGCGGCGTCAAGCCGGCCCATCCGTTCTCGCTTGAGGGCGGCGGCTTGGGCGCGTGGGAGGTCGCGGGGCGCTTCTCGACCATCGACCTCAACGATCAGCTCGCGAGCGCCAACGGTATCGCAGGCGGTCGGCAGACGGTCTACACGCTCGCCCTGAACTGGTATGTCAACGGCAATGTCCGCTTCATGCTCGACTACCTACATGGCAACGTATCGAAGCAGGCATCGCCGGTCTCGACGGCGGACGTCGGCTCGAAATTTAATGCAGTCGCGATGCGCACCCAGTTCGCGTTCTAA